The nucleotide sequence ACCGGCCTCCCGGAGCCGGGCGATGGGAGTCTCGAGGTGGGCGGCCTCGGCCCCCACCAGGGTGATCTCCGCGGGAATCAGTCCGGGAAGCATGAGATAGGTGCCGGCCTCGATGCGATCCGGGATAATGGAAAGAGGGGCAGGGGGCGGGGAAAGCTCATTCCTTCCGTGAATGATCAGGTGATCGGTTCCCAGGCCCTCGATCCGGGCCCCCATGGCCCGAAGCATCTCTCCCAGGAAGACCACCTCCGGTTCCCGGGCCGCGTTGTGGATCTCGGTGCGTCCCCGGGCCAGCACCGCGGCCATCATGAGGTTCTCCGTGGCGGTGACCGAAGGAAAGTCGAAGACTATCTCCGCTCCGCGGAGACCTTCGTCGGCCCGGGTCAATATGTAGCCGTGCTCAAGGGTTATCCGGGCGCCCAGTCGTTCCAGACCGCGGAGGTGAAAGTCCACCGGCCGTTTGCCTATGGGGCAGCCTCCGGGCATGGCCACCCGGGCCCTTCCGAAACGGGCCACGAGCGGCCCCAGAACGAGGATGGAGGCCCGCATCCGTCGCACCAGCTCGTAGGGAGCCTCCATCCCCTCCACCGTGGAGGTGTCCACCTCGAGAACTTCCCCGCGCACCTCCACCCTGGCCCCTAGGTGGCCGAGGAGTTCCAGCATGGTGCAGAGGTCCCGGAGACGAGGCCAGTTGGTGAAACGATACCGGCCCGGGGCCAGGAGCGTGGCCGCAAGGGCCGGAAGCACCGCGTTCTTGGCCCCGCTCACCACGATCTCCCCGGAAAGCGAATAGCCTCCCTCGATTTCGAGATACTCCCTCACGGCGTCACCACCGCCACCCGGAATGTTCCGGAAAGATCCGGCACGAAACGCACCGCAAACCCTCTCTCCTCACAGAGTTCCCGTACCCTGTCCTTCTGATTATATCCGATTTCGAGGAAAATCTTTCCCCCCGGCTGAAGGAAAGGCGGTCCCTCGACGAGGGTGCGCCGGATGAAGACGAGCCCCTCCGGCCCTCCCCACAGGGCCTCCCGGGGTTCGTGATCCCGCACCTCGGCGGGGAGCTCCGCCCATTCCTCTTCGGCCACATAGGGAGGGTTCGTCACCAGGGCGGCGAATCGCCGTCGCGGGGCCAGGGGAGAGAGCCAGTCCCCCCGCACGAGGAAGGTCCTTTCCGCAAGGCCCAGGTCCTCGGCGTTCCTGCGGGTCAGCCTAAGGGCAAGCGGGCTAACATCCACCCCCACCCCCCACCGGGAGGAGTCTTCGGCCAGAAGGGTGAGGAGCACCACTCCGGATCCCACCCCTAGCTCCAGGAGCGGCCCCGGGGGGAGGTCCTCGGCGAGTACGGTCTCCACCAGGACCTCCGTCTCCGGACGGGGGATGAGCACTCCGGGCTCCACCCGGAAGACCCTTCCGTAAAACTCCACCTGCCCCAGGATGTAGGCCAGGGGCACGCCCCGCATCCTCTTCGCCAGGGCCTTTCGGAACCTCTCCTCCGGGATCTCTCTCTCAAGAGAAAGATACACATCGAGGGGCCGCACCCCGAGGATGTGCCCCAGGATCATGCGGACCTCCCGGAGGGCCTCCTCGGCAGACCAGCCCGCCGCCTCAAGTAAGGCCCTGCCCTCCCTCAGGGCCTCGGTCACCCGCATTAAAAACCTTTGGGACGCAGACGGTTCAGAACGATCTCAAAGGTCTCGTTTTCCGTGCGAAGACGACGCAGGCTGGTGGCCACCTCGTACTCGTGTTCGGCCCGTTTGAGGAAGGGGACCAGCACCCGGGCCCGTTCCCGGTCGTGGGCCAGGTAGATCTCCCCCCCGGGGAGCAGATACCGCCGGAAGATGTCCAGCAGGGGCTGAAAGAGACGGCCGGCGTAAACCACCTCCGCCCCGACAATGACCTCGAACTCTCCCAGGTCGTGGGGATTGAGCCAGTCCAGGCGGGCCACCCGGACGGAAAGACCGTTGGCCTCGGCGGAACGGCGGGCCAGTTCAAGGGGGGTGTCCTCGTAGTCGGTGAGGGTGACCTCGTGGCCGAAGGCCGCGGCGGTTAGGCCCGGCACCCCCAGACCGGCCCCGATCTCTAGGATCTTCCTGGGAGGCTCGAGGGTGGCCACGAAATCGGCGAGCACTATGGCCGCCTCCCAGAGCTTGGCCCAGAAGGGGAATCGGGATACCTGGGAGGCCTCCCCCTCCAAAAAGGGCTCCAGGCTGGCCGGACGAAAAACCGTAAGTTCCTTCCCCCTGATCTTTAAGGTTTCTTTTTCCAAGGGACAATTCTTCATCCTTCCGGTCTCCTGGTTAATTTCACCTTAATATACCGAATCCGCCCCGATCTCCAAACCTTGAGCCGGAGGACCTCTCCCGGTTCCTTCGAAAGGATCAGGGAAAATAGATCCTCAGGGCTCGAGAGAGAAAGATCGTCTGCGGCAAGGATCAAGTCCCCATCCAGGGGATAGAGAACATTTCCTATAGCTTTTAGTCTTTTCCCGGCTCGCAGTTTCACCGCATCCGCCGGACTTCCGGGATATACCCGAATTACCAGAAGTCCCTTTTCCACCGGGAACCCCGCGGCCCGGGCTACCACCGGGGAAAGGGGAACGGTTTCCACCCCCAGCCAGGGCCATTCCACCCTTCCCTTTTTGAGGAATTGCCGGAAGGCTCGTTCAATTATCCAGGAGGCCTCGGCCAGCTGAAACTCTGTTCCTCCCGCCCCCTTCACATGAAATCCGCACAAACGGCCATCCGGAAGGAAAAGAGGGCCGGAGCGATCCCCGGTAAGGACGGTCTCCAGGAGATCCGCCCGAAGGTATCCCCGCACCCGCCGCAGGGCCGGGGCCCTGATCACCCAGCCCGGATACACGGCCGGTTTAAAGGTCCTCGTGATCAGGAGGACCTGCGTGCCCGGCGAGGGCCAGTCCCTGAGGATGCGCAGGCGCTCCCGTTCTCGAACCTGGGCGGAAAGCTCCAGGAAGGCGAGATCCGTAAAACGATCGTAGGCCTTCAGTCGGGCGGCGAGAGTGGTTCCATCGGGAAGGAGGGCTTCAATAAAAACGGCCTGCTTGACCTCGGGATAGGCCGCCAGCACATAGCGTCCCCCGGGAAGGAGAAGCCCCGTGGTAATTCCCCGTGGTCTTTCCTGGAAGAGCCGCTCCGGGGGGCCCTGCGCGGTGATGAGGGTCACCACCCGGGAGAAGGGAGGAGCCGCAAGGGAAGGGGTGGGCCAGAGAAGAAGGATGAGGGCACCCAGGGCCACCCGGTACACCACGAAGGGGTAAAGGGAACGGGTCCTGAGGAACCGGAGCAGAAAGGAGATGGCCAGCCATCCGGAGAGGAAGGCCGAAAAGGCCCCCAGGAACATAATTTTCGGTGGCAGTCCCTCGGCCAGCGCCTTCACCCCTTCCAGAATCCCGGCCCCGGCGATGATGGGAGCGGAAAGGAGGAAGGAAAACCGGGCTGCTTCGGCGCGGGTGAGTCCCAGGAGAAGCCCGGCGGCGATGGTGATCCCGCTTCGGGAGGTCCCCGGGATGAGGGCCAGGGCCTGGGCGAGACCTACCATAAGCGCTCCGCCGAAGCCCAGAGAACGCCAGTCCTTCTCCCGGCGCCCCAGTATCTCCCCCAGCACCAGAGGTAAACTCATCATCACCAGCACCAGGGCCACCACCCCGGGGCGACGAAAGTAATTCTCTACGGACCCTTCCAGCACCACTCCGGCCACCGCCCCGGGAAGGGTAGCCAGGACGAGCATGAGAAGTAGTCGCCGCCCCTCCCCGGGACGAAAAATTCCCGAAAGGATCTCCCTCCATTCCTTTCGAAAGTAAAGAAGAACGGCCATCAGGGTACCCAGGTGGATAAAGGCGTCAAAGGAAAGCTTTCCTTGAATCTTCAGAAATTTTTCCACCAGAATCAGATGTCCGGAACTGGAAACCGGCAAAAACTCGGTAAGTCCCTGTACCACGCCGAGAAGTACGGCCGACCAGTCCTCCACTTTAAAACAACCTCTTCTTTATGAAGTAAAGGGTAAGCAGGATGGAGACGGCAAAGGAGATGCTCATGATGATCCAGAAGGCGTGGGGATTGTCCTGGAGCGGAAGCCGGATGTTCATCCCGTAGATACTGGAGATCATGGTGGGAAGGGCCAGGACGATGGCCAGGGCGGTGAGGAACTTCATCACGATGTTCAGGTTGTTTCCGATAATGGAGGCGTAGGCGTCCATGGTGCCGCTCAGGATGTCGGAGTAAATTTTGGCCATCTCGATGGCCTGACGGTTTTCGATCTGTATGTCCTCCAGCACCTCCAGATCCTCGTCGGAGAGCCTGACATACCGACCGGACTGGATGCGGGTGAGCACCACATCGTTTCCGCGAAGGGCGGTGTTGAAGTAGACCAGGCTTTTTTCCAGACTCAGGATCTTGAGGAGTTCCCGGTTGCGGAAGGAACGGTGCAGCTCCCTCTCGTAGTCCTCGATGAGGCGATCTATGAGCCGGAGGTAGCGCAGGTAGAGATTGGCCACGCAGTAAAAGACCAGGAAGAGAAAAGAAACGGGATGTTCCAGGTCCACCTTTATGAAACGACCGGATTGGGCCAGGACCTCCTCGAAAAGCAGATTTTCCTTGAGACAGACGGTGACCACCACCTCCTCGGTGATGACGATCCCCAGGGGGACGGTTTCGTATCGAATGATGTCTCCCTCGTGGCGGGGATCGGGTATGTGGAAGATGATGAGGAGCTGTTTGCCCTCCACCTCGATGCGGGGGCGCTCCTCCTCGTCCAGAGGGTACTTCAGGAAATCCGGAAGGATCCCGAACCGGGTTTCCACGAAACGGAGTTCCTCCTCCGAGGGCGCGGTGAGGGAGACCCAGGTTCCGGGCCCGGGACGCTCCGCCGGTACCAAAAATCCGTTTTCCGAGGCATAAAGCTTGAGCATGGCTCCTTTACTTTAGCACTTTTTGCCGGAGAAACCAGCCTATTCCAGGTTCTGCACCTGTTCCCGTAGCTTTTCGATGAGGGCCTTAACCTCAACGGCCAGTCTGGAGATCTCCGCGGAGGCCGCCTTGTTGGAAAGGGTGTTGATCTCCCTGAACATCTCCTGGCAGAGAAAGTCCAGTTTGCGGCCGTGGGGTCCGGGAGACTCCATGACCTCCTCGAAGTGTCTTCGATGGCTGCGCAGGCGATCCAGCTCTTCGGTAAAGTCCAGCCGGTCGGCCAGGATGGCGGCCTCCTGGTGAAGACGCACGGGATCGAGTCCTCTTTCGGCAAGAAGCTTCGAAAGTCTATCCTCCAGGCGGCGCAGGGCCTCGGACAGGTGTCCCTCCTTGAGCGAGGCGATCCGATCCAGAAGCACATCCAGTTCCCTCAGGTGAGCGTAAAGGACCTCCCGGAGGTATTCCCCCTCGCGCCGTCTCATCCGGGAGAGTTGCTCCAGGGCCTCGAAAAACGGCGGTGAAAGTTCGGTCCACAGGGCCTCCACCTCCGGAGTTTCCTCGGCCAGAACGAAGATCTCCTTGAGACGGAGAAGATCCGAAACGGAGAGTTCCCCCGAAAGCCCCCACTCCGCGGAAAGGGAGCGCAGGTGGGCCAGATACTGGGAAAGCAGGCTCCGGTCCACGAAGACCCGGGCCGTGGCCGGCGGCGTGCCCACCAGGCGCACCTGAACCTCGAAACGCCCCCGGTGAAAACGGGCCTGGATCTCCCGCCTCAGGCGTTCCTCCAGCACCTGATAGCGCCGGGGAAGCCGGCATACGATCTCCATGAAACGGTGATTAAGGGACTTGACCTCCACCTGGAGCCCGAAACCCTCCCCCTGAAACTCTCCCCTTCCGAAACCGGTCATGCTCTCCATGGTCCACCTCCGGGCCTTCTATTTACTCCCTAATCGTGTTAAATAAAAGGTCATGCCGTATCTTTCCGGTCTTCGACACCTGCGGGAAACACGTCCGGATCCCACCAGACTCATCGAGGAAAAGATGGTTCTTGCCGAGGACCTTTACCGACTGTGGGGGGAAAGCCTCCTGCGGGATCCGGAGGTTTCCCCTCTTCTCGAGGCTTACCGGGGGGCGGTGGCCCGTTCCAATCGGGCCATGGAGGAGGCCGGTACCTTCCGGGAATGTTATGTCTGCACCGTGGAGGACGGTCAGGGGTGCTGCAAGATCGGCCTTGAGAACGAATGCACGGTGCTCATCCTGCTCCTGAACCGTTTGCTGGGGGTAACCTTTCCCGAGGCGAGGGAGGTGCCCGGGCGCTGCTTTTTCGTGGGACCTCTGGGGTGCAAGATCCTGGCCCGGCCCATGCTGTGCCGGGATTACTTTTGTCGCCGCCATTATTCCAGGATTCCCGAAAAGATCATGGCCGGGGTGACCGCGGTGCTGAACGAGGAGCTGACCCTGCTTTACCGGATTACCTCTCTCCTCCGGGCCCGGCTGGAATTCTGGACCGGAGACTTTCTGCAGGAACTCGACCTTACCGGTTACACTTAAGTTTCGGGAGGGCGATCATGAAGAAGATACTCTTTTTGGGAGTTTTTTTATGGCTTGCGGTTTCCTGTGCCCCCAAGCCCAAGGAGGTGCCGGTGGGGCCGCTTCCCTCTCCGCAGGTCTCGGGGGAGGAAGTCCAGCCTCCGGCCTCCCCTCCCCCGGCAAAGGGAGATGAAAAGCGGACCCGGGCCGTGGCTCCGCCCCCGTCCTTTAAGGAGGAGACTCTGGCCGCCGCGGAGGCCCGGGCCGCCTCCATGCCCCTGGAGGAACGCTGGAAGCTCTACGGACGCAGCACCCCTCCCCTCAAGGCCATCTTCTTCGACTTCGACGACTATCGCATTCGCCGGGACATGCTCCCCCGTCTCCGGGAAGACGCCCGCTTTCTCCTGGAACATCCGGAATACCGGGTGGAACTTCAGGGGAACTGTGACGAACGCGGGGACAGGGACTACAACCTGGCCCTGGGGGAAAAGAGGGCCCTCGAGGTGCGCCGTTTCCTGATCAACCTGGGGGTTTCGCCGGAGCGTCTTTCCACGGTAAGCTTCGGGGAGGAACGCCCCCTGGCCCCGGGGCACGACGAGGCCTCCTGGGCCATCAATCGGCGGGTGGATCTGGTCATCGTAAACAAGAATCCCTGAAAAAAGGAGGTAAGAGGACATGAAAAGGTTTCTAATCGTTGTTTTGGCCTGGACGGTGCTTCTGGCGGGCGCGGCTTTCGCTGAGGCCCCCAGAATCGCGGTGCTGGATCTCCAAAAGGTGGTCCGTTCCTCCAAGGCCGGTCAGGAGGCCATGCAGCAGCTCCAGGCCAAGTTTAAGAAGCTTCAGGCAAAACTCGAGGCCAAGAAGAAGGAGATCGAGGCCTTCCAGCAGGAGCTCCAGAAGAAGGCCCCGCTCCTTTCCGAGGAGGCCCGGGCGGAAAAACAGCGGGAGTATCAGAAAATGGTCCGGGAATTTCGGGCCATGCAGGAAGACGCGCAGTTCGAGATGAAGGAAGCGGAGAAAAAGGCCCTGAAACCCATCTTTCAGGATCTGGAAAAGGTCATCAGGGATATGGCCCGGAAGGAGGGCTACGACCTTATTCTGGAAAAGAACATGCCCGGAGTCTATTGGGCCTCGCCCCGGGTGGACATCACCCAGCATGTGATCCAGCTCTACGACCAGTATCGGGCCAGCGGTAAAGGCCAGGCCAAATGATTCTTGCGGCGGACATAGGGGGGACCCGCTCCCGTCTGGCCCTTTTCAGGGAGGAGGGCCCCCTGCGTCCCCTGAAGCCCCGGATCTTTCCCAGCAGGGACTTCCGGGGGCTCTCCGAGCTACTGCGGAGCTATCTTGAGGAAGTCCGGGAAAGACCTCGCCGGGTGGTGCTGGCCCTGGCCGGGCCGATCCTGGGCTCCCGCGTTCATCTTACCAACCTGGGCTGGACGGTCTCGGTGGCGGGCCTGAAAAGGAACCTGGGTTTTGAGGAGGTCTTCCTCCTGAACGATCTCGAGGCGGCGGCCTACGGGATTCCCGTCCTCTCGGGGGCACGGGTGAGGACCGTCAAGGCCGGAGGGGGACGGGGGCGCGTGGCGGTGGTGGTGGCCCCGGGCACGGGCCTGGGTGAAGCCATTCTGGTGCGAAGCGGGCCCCGCCCTCTGGTCCTCCCCACCGAGGGAGGGCACGCGGAGTATCCTCCGGCAAGCGACGAGGAATGGGCCCTTTATCGGGAGCTGCGCCGCCGATACGGGCATGTGAGCCTCGAAAGGGTGATCTCCGGTCCGGGGCTTACCGAGGTTTACGCCTTTTTTTCCGGAGAGACGGTCTCTCCGGAGGAGATTATCGAGCGGGCCCGGGGCGGGGATCCACCGGCGGACAGGGCCGTTCGCCTGGTGACCAGGGCGCTGGGCCGAGAGGCCGGCACCCTGGCCCTGAAGACTCTGGCCCTCGGGGGAGTGTATCTTTCCGGAGGGCTGGCTCCGGCGCTTTCCCCGTGGTTCGAAAGCGAGTTCCTCCCGGCCTTTCTCGACAAGGGGCGACTCCGGGAGATTCTTCTAAAGATCCCCGTGCGGTTGATCACCCACCCCGCACCGGCCCTACTGGGTGCGGCCTTTTACGCCCGTTCAATGCGGATCTCCCGTTCTTCTTCGGAGAGGTAGGTAAAGTGGATCCTGTAGCGGGGGGACCAGCCCTCCCCGAGCCTTTCCGCCCATTCCACCACCATGACCCCTCTGGAGAGCATTTCGTAAAGTCCCAGCTCCTCCACCTCCTCCGGGCCGAGACGGTAAAGATCCACATGAAAGAGGGGAATCCGGCCCGGATATTCGTTTACCAGGGAGAAGGAGGGACTCACCACATAGACCTCTTCGGGCACCCCCAGTCCCCGGGCCAGCCCCTGAACGAAGGTGGTTTTTCCGCTTCCCAGATCTCCGTAAAGGAGGAGGAGATCGCCGGGGACGAGCTTACGGGCCAGGGCTTCGCCCAGGGCCCGGGTCTCCTCGGGGGAGCGGGTTCTATACACCTCCGGCATAAAACTCGAGTTCCCTGAGAACGCGGGGCAGGTTTTCCGCCACCTCCGAGGCCGTGTATCCGAAGGGTCCGTGCCTCCGGGCGAGGAGGTCGCCGGAGGCGCCGTGGAGGAACACCCCCAGGCAGGCGGCCTCGAAGGGGTCGTAGCCCTGGGCCAGAAAGGCGGCGATGATCCCGGCCAGCACATCACCCATTCCCCCCTGAGCCATCCCGGGATTGCCCGAGGAGTTCACCGCTTCGCGGCCGTCGGGGCCGGCCACCACCGTGGCCGCTCCCTTGAGGACCACCACCTGTCCGCTCCGGCGGGCGGCTTCCCGGGCCGCTTCCAGACGATCGGCCTGGATCTCCGCCTTGGAACGGGAAAGGAGCCGGGCCATTTCCCCAGGATGTGGGGTGAGCACCCGGGGCGCCCGGGCCTCGCGAAGTTGCTCCGGCCTTCCGGAAAGAGCCGTGAGGGCGTCGGCGTCGAGCACCGCCGGCACGGGAAGCTCCAGGGAAAGCCTCACGGAAAGCTCCCGGGCCTCCGGGGAAAGTCCGAACCCCGGTCCCAGCACCGCCGCATGCATCCGTTCACAGGCCGAAAGGATCGCCTCCGCGGAGGCCGGAGTCAGCTCCTGATCCGGCGTTTCCGGAGAGAGCCCCAGGGTAAGGGCTTCGGGAAGGTATCCGGCCATCAGGGGTTGAAGACTGCGGGCGCAGGCCAGGGTCACCAGACCGGCTCCGGCGCGGAGGGATCCCTTTGCGGCGAGCACCGCCGCTCCCGTCTTACCCCTCGAACCCGCAAGCACCAGCACATGGCCGTAGGTGCCCTTGTGGGTGTCCGCCGCCCGGGGCCGGAGGACGCCTGCGGCCCATTCCCGATCCAGGTACTCACGGGGTGGGGCTTTTTCCCGGACGACCCTTTCGGGCATCCCGATGTCCACCACCCGAAGCTCCCCCACATATTCCCTTCCCGGATAGACGACCTGCCCCACCTTGGGAAGGGCCATGGTGGCGGTGAGGGTGGCCCGCACCGCCACCCCCAGCGGACGCCCGGTATCCGCCGAAAGCCCGGAGGGCATGTCCACCGCCACCACCGGGACCCCGGCCTGATTCACGAGCTCCACCGCCAGGGCGAAGCGGCCGGTGAGCTCCCGGGAAAGCCCGGTCCCGAAAAGGGCGTCCACCAGGACTCCGGCGGCCCGCATCTCCCCGGCCAGAGTTCGCACCGCCTCCTCGTCCAGGGCCGGAATCAGGGGGATCTCCGCGTAGCGGGCGATCCTCAGGTTCGTTCCCGCTTCGCCCCGGTACTTCTCCTCCGGGGCCAGCAGGATCACCCGGACCGGAACGCCTCTCCGGTGAAGGTGTCGGGCCACCACCAGGCCGTCTCCGCCGTTGTTCCCCGGCCCGCAGAGGACGATCACTCCCCGGTACACCTCCCGGGGAAAACGCTCGAGAAGGAGGTCCACCACCCCCCGACCGGCGTTCTCCATGAGGACCTCCGCCGGAACTCCCACCTCCTCGATGGTGAACCGATCCAGGGCCTGCATTTCGGCGGCGTAGACCAGACGCATGTTCACTCACCCCTTTCGAGAATCACTACGGCCATAGCCAGGCCGCCCTCGTGAGTGACCGAGACCCACACCCGGTCGGCCCGGGCCTCCACCAGGGCCCGGGCCCGCCCGTAAAGCCGCACGGAAGGCCTCCCCGAGGAGGGATCCCGAACCAGGGCCACCTCCCGGAGAGAGAACCCCGAAAGACCGGTCCCCAGGGCCTTGCCCAGGGCCTCTTTTACCGCAAAGGAGGCCGCCAGGGACTCCGTCATGCGCTCCTTCCCCCGGGCGTAGGACAACTCTTCCGGCGCGAAAACTCGCCTGAGGAACCTCTCCCCGTAACGGGAAAGGAGCCCCTCGATCCTCGCCACCCGCACCAGATCCACTCCCACACCGCAAATCATACCACTCAGAAACCTTCATCAGTGAGGTTCGGCCCAAACGATGCTTCCACATTAAAATATTTCGTGATACTTTTTCAAGTCATCGCTATCTTTGAAAGGCCTTAAGGTTTTCTTGATGGCCTGCTCCTCATTTTTTTGAACCACCCCGGGATGTTAGGATCAATTAGGAACGGTGCCTCGCGAAACCTTCTACCGCCGGCGAAAAAATACCGGAGGAGGTATGACGGGAACGGGGACTCCCAGAGGGCTTATCGGAAATAGAGGATCTTGCGGAGGGCGGTTCCGGATTCCAGCCCGGGATATCGCTCCCCCGGAGAAATCCGGGAGGAGAGGCATACTCACATGTGCACGGCCCGGAAAAACGGCGACGATAAAAATCAGGTTGTTAATTTTTCACCTTGCCGTACGGTCCAATTTTATGAATTTAATAACTTCTCCTGAGCGATTTTAATTACGATTTTTTCTGCAAGTCTTTCCGGTGGCTCAGTGGTCTCAAGGCGAATGAGACTCCCGATGGGGATTTCCTCGGGAGCCTCAAAATGTTTTTTCTGGTGCAGATAGATTTCCCATCGACCGTCCGAGGGCTCACCTTCTTTCCGGGCCCGCATATTCAGCCTTTGCTTTATAATCGTGTCGGGGGTTTCACATAGTACAAAAAGGACGGGTATATCCAATTTTTTGGCAAATTTAAGAACGCCCTCACGATATTTCCGGGAGCGGTAGGTGGCATCCAGGATCACATCCCGGCCGGCCAGGAGTTCGGCCTCGGCCCGGCGGAGAAGCTCCGCATAGGTACGCTCGGTCATCTCCGGAGCGTAAAGTCCCCTCTCGTAGGGCTCGAACCGGTGCTCGGTGGGGGAGAGTCCGGCAAGCTCCTTGCGTACTACATCGGAGTTGTAATGCACGGCAAGGAGTTCGGTGGAGAGGACCCGGGCGAGAGTGCTTTTTCCCGTTCCCGAAAGTCCGAAAATTACGATGAGAAAGGGTTTGCCTCCCGCATAACGGTAGGCCAAATCAAAGTAACGGCGGGCCTTCATCAGGGATTTCTCCCGTTCCATCTCGGGCACTCGGTGATCGGCCCAGGTAAAACATCCGATCTTGCCCCGCACATACGCCCGATAGCACTTATAAAAGTCGAGAATCTCATAAAGGCCACGATCGCTGGAGAGTTCCACATAACGATCGATGAAGAAACGCGAGAGATCGTTGAGTCCGTGGAAGTCGAGATCCATAGCCATAAAGGCCAGATCCTGGGCCACATCTCCGCACCGGAACCGTTCGTTAAATTCGATGCAGTCGAACACATAAACCGCTCGCAGGTCATCGTAACAGACATTGGCGGAGTAGAGAT is from Thermosulfurimonas sp. F29 and encodes:
- the acpS gene encoding holo-ACP synthase gives rise to the protein MICGVGVDLVRVARIEGLLSRYGERFLRRVFAPEELSYARGKERMTESLAASFAVKEALGKALGTGLSGFSLREVALVRDPSSGRPSVRLYGRARALVEARADRVWVSVTHEGGLAMAVVILERGE
- a CDS encoding NAD(P)H-hydrate dehydratase, which encodes MRLVYAAEMQALDRFTIEEVGVPAEVLMENAGRGVVDLLLERFPREVYRGVIVLCGPGNNGGDGLVVARHLHRRGVPVRVILLAPEEKYRGEAGTNLRIARYAEIPLIPALDEEAVRTLAGEMRAAGVLVDALFGTGLSRELTGRFALAVELVNQAGVPVVAVDMPSGLSADTGRPLGVAVRATLTATMALPKVGQVVYPGREYVGELRVVDIGMPERVVREKAPPREYLDREWAAGVLRPRAADTHKGTYGHVLVLAGSRGKTGAAVLAAKGSLRAGAGLVTLACARSLQPLMAGYLPEALTLGLSPETPDQELTPASAEAILSACERMHAAVLGPGFGLSPEARELSVRLSLELPVPAVLDADALTALSGRPEQLREARAPRVLTPHPGEMARLLSRSKAEIQADRLEAAREAARRSGQVVVLKGAATVVAGPDGREAVNSSGNPGMAQGGMGDVLAGIIAAFLAQGYDPFEAACLGVFLHGASGDLLARRHGPFGYTASEVAENLPRVLRELEFYAGGV
- a CDS encoding bifunctional aminoglycoside phosphotransferase/ATP-binding protein gives rise to the protein MGFPVEELLRPEAYPHRPQRVELRQTHISWVFLAGDLVYKIKKPVNFGFLDFTTLEKREHFCRREVELNRRLCPEIYLGLAPLVRTPEGLRFEEEGEVVEWAVKMRRLPEEGMMGRLITQRRLEEAHLELLVQKLVPFFREAATGPEVNRYGTPEIVRFNVEENFEQTREFVGKALNRLRYEHIVSWSRRFMEENRGLFEERIRQGFVRDGHGDLYSANVCYDDLRAVYVFDCIEFNERFRCGDVAQDLAFMAMDLDFHGLNDLSRFFIDRYVELSSDRGLYEILDFYKCYRAYVRGKIGCFTWADHRVPEMEREKSLMKARRYFDLAYRYAGGKPFLIVIFGLSGTGKSTLARVLSTELLAVHYNSDVVRKELAGLSPTEHRFEPYERGLYAPEMTERTYAELLRRAEAELLAGRDVILDATYRSRKYREGVLKFAKKLDIPVLFVLCETPDTIIKQRLNMRARKEGEPSDGRWEIYLHQKKHFEAPEEIPIGSLIRLETTEPPERLAEKIVIKIAQEKLLNS